In Streptomyces nojiriensis, one genomic interval encodes:
- a CDS encoding protein kinase domain-containing protein: MEVVALLQPASPVAPPAFTIPCTPMFVDPYAESPTGQEIRGIDMVKDVGTADEEVGPDAAPATIGPYVVLRELGSGGMGVVSLCRAGSGRLVAVKQVPEEYADDPAFRSRFRREVAAARRVSGVYTVPVVDADTDGPRPWVATVYVPGPTLDQAVRDCGSFQEPALRALGTGLVEALQAVHAAGLVHRDLQPGNVLLAPDGPRVIDFGITKAVEETRLTRTGTVVGSPAFMAPEQIVSSREVDPACDVFALAGVLVYAACGEGPFGPGDEGVLHRVVTDEPNLHGVPPALHPLLVRCLDKTPAQRPALEQVLAELAPSDPEALLTPALREQLEVRAREAELMAVVPPPPGRPPGVRQLTGRRRVLIGGLSALGVAVAGGAGALVWANIGDGKKRTGATPIATASPVLKLTDAPKPLWASAIPVSDIMPKLYPFDSTVILGDGSTTAAAFDATTGAVRWKCGSGPDSLPLKDDTALPFGTRILGTTGSSLLASGMDTDPSSAGRNYLERLDPATARPGSKVNTGKSLSPAVLLSTYGDTAYFQAISLQAGSVGGSPQPTLPPPSPSAFIVAVDLVNGGVRWQRPVASVSLYNKYFAADQYGFYYTRETDTGLTVDAVNATDGSSRWTAEVPPNPNSQLPPFMQVGSGALRTSMVAAPGLLITLNAANGLAAYDAQTGQRRWAVAMTAGTPPTVAGNLVLTSDSSRVYAVDLHSGQVKWTVISPVPLFGMGPSVAASAQVTAALFNTTGFGAKGLTLNGGTAGCLVLRTSDGKQIWALREQPGSATPTPTPLPTSSPLVPSAVDMLTDFESWALAVHGSTVYICGAGRIRAYHADAG, from the coding sequence GTGGAGGTAGTGGCGCTATTGCAGCCCGCATCGCCGGTTGCGCCGCCGGCCTTCACCATTCCATGTACGCCAATGTTCGTAGATCCGTACGCTGAGTCGCCGACTGGCCAGGAAATCAGGGGGATTGACATGGTCAAGGACGTTGGAACAGCTGATGAGGAAGTCGGGCCCGACGCGGCGCCGGCCACGATCGGGCCGTATGTGGTGCTGCGTGAGCTCGGTTCCGGCGGAATGGGGGTGGTGTCCCTCTGCCGGGCGGGCTCGGGGCGACTGGTCGCGGTCAAGCAGGTGCCTGAGGAATATGCGGATGACCCCGCGTTCCGCAGCCGCTTCCGCCGGGAGGTCGCGGCTGCCCGTCGGGTAAGCGGCGTGTACACGGTGCCGGTCGTCGACGCCGACACCGACGGGCCCCGGCCCTGGGTGGCCACGGTGTACGTTCCCGGGCCGACGCTCGATCAGGCGGTACGCGACTGCGGCAGCTTCCAGGAGCCGGCGCTGCGCGCGCTCGGTACCGGCCTGGTCGAGGCGTTGCAGGCGGTCCACGCGGCCGGACTGGTGCACCGCGACCTCCAGCCTGGCAACGTACTGCTGGCCCCGGACGGTCCCAGAGTGATCGACTTCGGCATCACCAAGGCGGTGGAGGAGACCCGGCTGACCCGGACCGGCACGGTGGTCGGTTCTCCCGCCTTCATGGCCCCCGAGCAGATCGTGTCCTCCCGCGAGGTCGACCCGGCGTGCGATGTCTTCGCCCTCGCCGGGGTGCTGGTGTACGCGGCCTGCGGGGAGGGACCGTTCGGCCCGGGCGACGAGGGGGTCCTGCATCGCGTGGTGACGGACGAGCCGAACCTTCATGGCGTCCCGCCCGCCCTGCATCCGCTGCTGGTGCGCTGTCTGGACAAGACTCCGGCCCAGCGGCCGGCTCTGGAGCAGGTGCTCGCCGAGCTCGCGCCGTCCGATCCCGAGGCGTTGCTGACCCCGGCGCTGCGCGAGCAACTGGAGGTGCGGGCGCGGGAAGCCGAGCTCATGGCGGTGGTCCCGCCCCCGCCCGGCAGGCCGCCCGGTGTCCGGCAGCTCACCGGCCGCCGACGGGTGCTGATCGGCGGGCTGTCCGCCCTCGGGGTGGCGGTCGCGGGTGGAGCGGGCGCCTTGGTCTGGGCGAACATCGGCGATGGCAAGAAGCGGACCGGTGCCACCCCCATCGCTACTGCGTCTCCGGTCCTCAAACTCACCGACGCGCCCAAGCCACTGTGGGCGAGCGCCATACCCGTCAGCGACATCATGCCCAAGCTCTATCCGTTCGACTCGACGGTGATTCTCGGTGACGGCTCCACCACCGCCGCCGCCTTCGACGCGACGACCGGCGCCGTCCGCTGGAAGTGCGGGTCAGGGCCCGACTCGCTCCCTCTGAAGGACGACACCGCGCTTCCCTTCGGGACACGAATCCTGGGCACGACCGGCAGCTCCCTGCTCGCCTCGGGCATGGACACCGATCCGTCCTCCGCCGGGCGCAACTACCTCGAGAGGCTGGACCCGGCCACGGCCCGGCCGGGCTCCAAGGTCAACACGGGCAAGTCCCTCTCACCCGCCGTGCTGCTGTCGACGTATGGCGACACCGCCTATTTCCAGGCCATCTCCCTCCAGGCCGGCAGCGTCGGCGGCAGCCCGCAGCCCACACTGCCGCCTCCCTCCCCGAGCGCCTTCATCGTGGCCGTCGACCTGGTGAACGGTGGCGTCCGATGGCAACGGCCCGTTGCATCGGTCTCCCTCTACAACAAGTACTTCGCCGCCGACCAGTACGGGTTCTATTACACGCGGGAGACCGACACCGGCCTGACGGTGGACGCCGTGAACGCGACCGACGGCAGCTCCCGTTGGACCGCCGAGGTCCCCCCCAATCCCAACAGTCAGCTTCCGCCCTTCATGCAGGTGGGCAGCGGCGCCCTCCGCACGTCGATGGTGGCAGCACCCGGACTGCTGATCACCTTGAATGCCGCCAACGGCTTGGCCGCGTACGACGCGCAGACCGGACAGCGCCGCTGGGCCGTGGCGATGACTGCAGGCACGCCCCCGACGGTGGCCGGCAACCTGGTCCTGACCAGTGACAGCAGCCGCGTCTACGCCGTTGACCTGCACAGCGGCCAGGTCAAGTGGACCGTGATCAGCCCCGTCCCGCTGTTCGGGATGGGGCCTTCCGTCGCTGCCTCCGCCCAGGTCACCGCCGCTCTGTTCAACACCACGGGGTTCGGCGCGAAAGGCCTGACCCTGAACGGCGGGACGGCCGGCTGCCTGGTGCTGCGCACCTCGGACGGCAAGCAGATCTGGGCGCTGCGGGAGCAGCCCGGCTCCGCCACGCCAACGCCCACGCCCTTGCCGACGTCCAGTCCCCTCGTGCCCTCAGCCGTCGACATGCTGACCGACTTCGAAAGCTGGGCACTGGCGGTACACGGTTCCACGGTGTACATCTGCGGCGCGGGGCGGATCCGGGCATACCACGCGGATGCCGGGTGA
- a CDS encoding sugar ABC transporter substrate-binding protein, whose product MNPYLRTPTALTVLALTATLAACGTTEEGAASGSNNVTIGLLLPENETARYEKFDKPLMEKKVALLTLGKGKVVYANAMGDAAKQNAQADAMIASKVDVLVVDAVDSKAIAGAVTKAKAAGIPVVAYDRLAEGPVDAYVSFDNEDIGRLQGKTLLDSLGERARNGKIVMMHGALTDPNAARYKAGARTVLDGKVNIGKEYDTAEWKRENASANMTAAISALGKDKIVGVYSANDGMAGGIISALKAAGVSPLPPVTGQDTELPAVQRIVAGEQFMSVYKPYSREAESAAELAVLLAQGEKIDGIINQVVSSPTTKRVPSILILGVSVTRDNIKSTLVLDNVYTVEEICTEALKAACDGIGLE is encoded by the coding sequence ATGAACCCGTATCTGCGCACCCCCACTGCTCTGACCGTGCTGGCGCTCACCGCCACCCTCGCCGCCTGCGGCACCACCGAGGAGGGCGCCGCGAGCGGGAGCAACAATGTCACGATCGGCCTGCTGCTCCCCGAGAACGAGACCGCGCGGTACGAGAAGTTCGACAAGCCGCTGATGGAGAAGAAGGTCGCCCTGCTGACCCTCGGCAAGGGCAAGGTGGTCTACGCCAACGCGATGGGGGATGCGGCCAAGCAGAACGCCCAGGCCGACGCGATGATCGCGAGCAAGGTCGATGTCCTGGTCGTCGACGCGGTGGACTCCAAGGCGATCGCCGGCGCGGTGACGAAGGCCAAGGCGGCGGGCATCCCGGTCGTCGCCTACGACCGCCTGGCCGAGGGCCCGGTCGATGCGTACGTCTCCTTCGACAACGAGGACATCGGCCGCCTCCAGGGCAAGACCCTGCTGGATTCCCTGGGCGAGAGAGCCAGAAACGGGAAGATAGTCATGATGCACGGCGCCCTCACCGACCCCAACGCCGCCCGCTACAAGGCCGGCGCCCGCACCGTCCTCGACGGCAAGGTGAACATCGGCAAGGAGTACGACACCGCCGAGTGGAAGCGGGAGAACGCGAGCGCCAACATGACGGCGGCGATCTCCGCACTCGGCAAGGACAAGATCGTCGGCGTCTACTCCGCCAACGACGGCATGGCCGGCGGCATCATCTCCGCCCTCAAGGCCGCCGGCGTCTCCCCGCTGCCGCCGGTCACCGGTCAGGACACCGAACTCCCCGCCGTGCAGCGAATAGTGGCGGGCGAGCAGTTCATGAGCGTCTACAAGCCCTACTCCCGCGAAGCCGAGTCCGCGGCCGAACTCGCCGTCCTCCTCGCCCAGGGCGAGAAGATCGACGGAATCATCAACCAGGTGGTCAGCAGCCCCACCACCAAGCGCGTCCCCTCCATCCTCATCCTCGGCGTGTCCGTGACCCGCGACAACATCAAGAGCACCCTGGTCCTCGACAACGTCTACACCGTCGAGGAGATCTGCACCGAGGCCCTCAAGGCCGCGTGCGACGGGATCGGCCTGGAATAG
- a CDS encoding GNAT family N-acetyltransferase, with protein sequence MTATITALSAAGLRAHRDELADLLLAVVDGGSSLGFLAGLDQRGAAAWWDSLLPAVEDGSLALWVSRTGGDGRIDGTVSWHRETKANGRHRAELRKLMVHPAARGRGTARALLAEAESAAARAGVVLLFLDTETGSGAERVYRRAGWTEAGTIPDYATDPAGRLHPTTLYYKQLRDAHG encoded by the coding sequence ATGACGGCCACCATCACCGCGCTCTCCGCCGCCGGACTCCGTGCCCACCGCGACGAACTCGCCGACCTGCTGCTCGCCGTGGTCGACGGCGGATCGTCCCTGGGCTTCCTCGCCGGGCTCGACCAGCGGGGCGCCGCCGCCTGGTGGGACTCCCTGCTGCCCGCCGTCGAGGACGGCTCCCTCGCGCTGTGGGTCTCCCGCACCGGCGGCGACGGCCGGATCGACGGCACCGTCAGCTGGCACCGGGAGACCAAGGCGAACGGCCGCCACCGCGCCGAGCTGCGCAAGCTCATGGTCCACCCGGCCGCCCGCGGCCGGGGCACCGCCCGCGCCCTGCTCGCCGAGGCCGAGTCGGCCGCCGCCCGAGCCGGCGTCGTGCTGCTCTTCCTGGACACCGAGACCGGCAGCGGAGCCGAGCGGGTCTACCGCCGCGCGGGCTGGACCGAGGCCGGCACCATCCCCGACTACGCCACCGACCCGGCGGGCCGGCTCCACCCCACGACCCTCTACTACAAGCAGCTCCGCGACGCCCACGGGTGA
- a CDS encoding tyrosinase family oxidase copper chaperone, with protein sequence MSAASPAAPLTRRAVLRTAFTAAVLAGTAAALAPVLRARRPRQTLTPAPLAEEETYRGRHIAVDVAGVRIDGRPLHVMRRADGSYLSGINHFQSYATPLELARAAVDELGTAQLAFAAPHHG encoded by the coding sequence ATGTCCGCAGCATCGCCCGCCGCACCACTGACCCGCCGCGCGGTTCTCCGTACGGCCTTCACCGCGGCCGTGCTCGCCGGTACGGCCGCGGCCCTGGCGCCCGTACTGCGCGCCCGGCGTCCCCGGCAGACCCTCACCCCGGCGCCGCTCGCCGAGGAGGAGACCTACCGCGGCCGGCACATCGCCGTCGACGTCGCCGGGGTCCGGATCGACGGCCGCCCGCTGCACGTCATGCGCCGGGCCGACGGCAGCTACCTCAGCGGGATCAACCACTTCCAGTCCTATGCCACGCCACTGGAACTGGCCCGGGCCGCCGTCGACGAACTGGGCACCGCCCAGCTCGCCTTCGCGGCCCCGCACCACGGCTGA
- a CDS encoding tyrosinase family protein, translated as MHTRQNQKNLTSAQKKRFTAAVLELKRDGAYDALVRTHDKYFVPDRDRKLRVGHMSPSFFPWHRRYLLEFERQLQEIDPGVSVPYWDWTADPSPVSSLWADDFLGGTGRASDRKVMTGPFAYDTGNWTVTVGITESAFLTRNLGRPQNPITLPTAAELQWAIDDPTYDVSPWDSTATAGGFRNKLEGWSAPRSERWRNHNKVHQWIGGHMTGGTAPNDPAFWLHHAFVDLIWDRWQQKHPGSGYLPAAPLAVGDLQRGRVIALDEPMPPWNVTPREMSDHQGLYRYE; from the coding sequence TTGCACACCCGGCAGAACCAGAAGAACCTCACCAGCGCCCAGAAGAAGCGGTTCACGGCGGCGGTGCTGGAGCTCAAGCGCGACGGGGCCTACGACGCCCTCGTGCGCACCCACGACAAGTACTTCGTGCCCGACCGCGACCGCAAGCTGCGCGTCGGGCACATGTCCCCGTCCTTCTTCCCGTGGCACCGGCGCTATCTGCTGGAGTTCGAGCGGCAGCTGCAGGAGATCGACCCGGGCGTGAGCGTCCCGTACTGGGACTGGACCGCCGACCCCAGCCCGGTCTCCTCCCTGTGGGCCGACGACTTCCTCGGCGGCACCGGCCGGGCGAGCGACCGCAAGGTGATGACCGGGCCGTTCGCCTACGACACGGGCAACTGGACGGTGACCGTGGGCATCACCGAGTCCGCGTTCCTCACCCGCAACCTCGGCCGGCCGCAGAATCCCATCACCCTGCCCACCGCGGCCGAACTCCAATGGGCGATCGACGACCCGACCTACGACGTCTCCCCCTGGGACTCCACGGCCACCGCGGGCGGCTTCCGCAACAAGCTGGAGGGCTGGTCGGCCCCCAGGAGCGAGCGCTGGCGCAACCACAACAAGGTCCACCAGTGGATCGGCGGCCACATGACCGGCGGTACGGCGCCCAACGACCCGGCGTTCTGGCTGCACCACGCCTTCGTCGACCTGATCTGGGACCGCTGGCAGCAGAAGCACCCCGGCTCCGGCTATCTGCCCGCCGCCCCGCTCGCCGTCGGCGACCTCCAGCGCGGCCGGGTGATCGCCCTCGACGAGCCGATGCCGCCGTGGAACGTCACCCCGCGCGAGATGTCCGACCACCAGGGCCTGTACCGCTACGAATGA
- a CDS encoding chaplin, whose product MSRIAKAFAITAVTGSAVVAGAGLAVADAGAHGAAVGSPGVLSGNLLQVPVHVPVNVCGNTVNVIALLNPAFGNTCVNASGHGGHHTEGGDYGH is encoded by the coding sequence ATGTCGCGTATCGCGAAGGCATTCGCCATCACCGCTGTCACCGGCAGCGCCGTGGTCGCCGGTGCGGGTCTGGCTGTCGCCGATGCCGGAGCGCACGGTGCGGCGGTCGGCTCCCCCGGTGTCCTGTCGGGCAACCTGCTCCAGGTTCCGGTGCACGTCCCGGTCAACGTCTGCGGCAACACCGTGAACGTGATCGCCCTGCTGAACCCGGCGTTCGGCAACACCTGCGTCAACGCCTCCGGCCACGGCGGCCACCACACCGAGGGTGGCGACTACGGCCACTGA
- a CDS encoding carboxylesterase/lipase family protein, whose translation MSAEAAADGRRRPRARTATGVVEGRTGPGGTAVFLGIPYAAPPVGALRFAAPEPPAAWDGVRDAAAYGPTAPKVPYPDTFAALLPDPVIPGDDCLNVNVWTPDPAPGARLPVMVWIHGGAHTRGSSAVPVYDGSAFARDGVVLVSFNFRLGVLGYGLFPDAPANRGLLDQIAALTWVRDNIGAFGGDPDRVTVFGESAGAIGIGALLAAPRAAGLFARAVLQSGAPEVVARTKVRATVRRMASLLEVDATAAAFTATALPDLLTAQAAVLRRSGPLLGGPAFGLVTDPDTVPADPLDTLCAAAASGEVPLLLGWTRDEYRLWLAPTGGMRLLDRLGPLAVVLARARSGKDRAAVRALRAALPAAGPAELAGQLLTDHLLRDPLRRLAGARRAAPSFLYEFGWPSGLPGLGSCHALELGFVFDTLAVPEAAWLAGPDTPQALADEMHAAWVRFAVTGDPGWAAWNGDGPPKVFGGPELDGAGAPVVTRRALP comes from the coding sequence ATGAGCGCAGAGGCTGCCGCCGACGGCCGCCGCCGGCCGCGGGCCAGGACGGCGACCGGGGTCGTCGAGGGCCGGACCGGGCCCGGGGGGACCGCCGTATTCCTGGGCATCCCCTACGCGGCCCCGCCCGTCGGCGCCCTGCGCTTCGCGGCTCCCGAGCCCCCGGCCGCCTGGGACGGCGTACGGGATGCCGCCGCCTACGGGCCGACCGCGCCCAAGGTGCCCTACCCGGACACCTTCGCGGCCCTGCTCCCCGACCCGGTGATCCCGGGGGACGACTGCCTGAACGTGAACGTGTGGACCCCCGACCCGGCCCCCGGTGCCCGGCTGCCCGTCATGGTCTGGATCCACGGCGGCGCCCACACCCGCGGCTCCTCGGCCGTCCCCGTGTACGACGGCTCCGCCTTCGCCCGCGACGGGGTCGTGCTCGTCTCCTTCAACTTCCGCCTCGGCGTCCTCGGCTACGGACTCTTCCCCGACGCCCCCGCCAACCGCGGCCTGCTGGACCAGATCGCCGCCCTCACATGGGTCCGCGACAACATCGGGGCCTTCGGCGGGGACCCCGACCGGGTCACCGTCTTCGGTGAATCCGCCGGGGCCATCGGCATCGGCGCCCTCCTGGCCGCCCCGCGCGCGGCCGGGCTCTTCGCCCGGGCCGTCCTGCAGAGCGGCGCCCCCGAGGTCGTGGCGCGCACCAAGGTCCGCGCCACGGTCCGGCGGATGGCTTCGCTCCTCGAGGTGGACGCCACCGCCGCGGCCTTCACGGCCACCGCCCTGCCCGACCTGCTCACCGCCCAGGCGGCCGTCCTGCGCCGATCGGGCCCGCTCCTCGGCGGACCCGCCTTCGGCCTGGTCACCGACCCGGACACGGTCCCGGCCGACCCCCTCGACACCCTGTGCGCGGCGGCCGCCTCCGGAGAGGTGCCGCTGCTCCTCGGCTGGACCCGTGACGAGTACCGGCTGTGGCTCGCCCCCACCGGCGGGATGCGGCTGCTGGACCGGCTCGGCCCGCTCGCCGTGGTGCTGGCCCGTGCCCGCTCCGGCAAGGACCGGGCGGCCGTACGGGCGCTGCGCGCCGCGCTGCCCGCCGCGGGCCCCGCCGAACTGGCCGGACAACTGCTCACCGACCACCTGCTGCGCGACCCGCTGCGCAGGCTCGCCGGGGCGCGGCGGGCGGCGCCGAGCTTCCTGTACGAGTTCGGCTGGCCCTCCGGCCTGCCGGGCCTGGGCTCCTGCCACGCCCTGGAGCTGGGCTTCGTGTTCGACACGCTCGCGGTGCCGGAGGCCGCCTGGCTGGCCGGGCCGGACACCCCGCAGGCGCTGGCGGACGAGATGCACGCGGCCTGGGTGCGGTTCGCGGTGACGGGCGATCCGGGCTGGGCGGCCTGGAACGGCGACGGCCCGCCGAAGGTGTTCGGCGGGCCGGAGCTCGATGGTGCGGGGGCGCCGGTGGTTACTCGACGGGCCCTTCCATGA
- a CDS encoding alpha/beta hydrolase — protein MSYAPDGQQYQPYRPEGQIPQPPHGDQYGRPYGQQPPPGRPQQPYGQQDRYGQQPQYAPQDQYEQTARYGPQDLLPEEPPRRRRGRRWLIAGASVLALAGIAALVLNHYEIPPFTDKGSAVSFGQTPAGGGKKNDAPPPPNSKMLMPTGPASEFKNTMTLADGTHVAVTTLDGKKSGFKGKVWVWAPKEYNDPKFAKSGFPVMIALPGGAGYPSNYWMGTDLGLQTSISKWYAEGKSKPFILAMPVLNPAPDDKGIYWDGSDIPGQPKMGTWLTEDVPDLMKANFRTVKSRDGWAFMGSSTGGFAGLKAVLKHPDKFKAVIASGPDVVPDSSLWKGHDKEKAENNPELLAKQLIDTKGPEVYLAFQVGDSENNKKTLPDVQKFVATYGNKGPIHAELKVIKGGQHNAKTYVPNMGEGPVQYISKVMEGPVE, from the coding sequence ATGTCGTACGCACCCGACGGGCAGCAGTACCAGCCGTACCGGCCGGAAGGACAGATACCGCAGCCGCCCCACGGCGACCAGTACGGCCGGCCGTACGGACAGCAGCCGCCGCCCGGCCGCCCCCAGCAGCCGTACGGGCAGCAGGACCGGTACGGGCAGCAGCCGCAGTACGCACCGCAGGACCAGTACGAACAGACGGCGCGCTACGGACCGCAGGACCTCCTCCCCGAGGAGCCGCCGCGCCGCCGCAGGGGACGCCGCTGGCTGATCGCGGGCGCCTCCGTGCTCGCGCTCGCCGGTATAGCCGCGCTCGTGCTGAACCACTACGAGATACCCCCGTTCACCGACAAGGGCTCCGCGGTGTCCTTCGGGCAGACGCCCGCGGGGGGCGGCAAGAAGAACGACGCTCCCCCGCCGCCGAACTCCAAGATGCTGATGCCGACCGGGCCGGCCTCCGAGTTCAAGAACACCATGACCCTCGCCGACGGCACGCACGTGGCCGTCACCACGCTGGACGGCAAGAAGTCCGGCTTCAAGGGCAAGGTCTGGGTCTGGGCCCCCAAGGAGTACAACGACCCGAAGTTCGCCAAGAGCGGCTTCCCGGTCATGATCGCCCTGCCGGGCGGCGCCGGCTACCCGAGCAACTACTGGATGGGCACCGACCTCGGTCTCCAGACCAGCATCAGCAAGTGGTACGCGGAGGGCAAGAGCAAGCCCTTCATCCTGGCCATGCCGGTCCTCAACCCGGCGCCGGACGACAAGGGCATCTACTGGGACGGCTCCGACATACCCGGCCAGCCCAAGATGGGCACCTGGCTGACCGAGGACGTCCCGGACCTGATGAAGGCGAACTTCCGCACCGTCAAGTCCCGTGACGGCTGGGCCTTCATGGGCTCCTCCACCGGCGGATTCGCGGGCCTGAAGGCCGTACTGAAGCACCCGGACAAGTTCAAGGCCGTGATCGCCTCCGGCCCGGACGTCGTCCCGGACTCCTCCCTGTGGAAGGGCCACGACAAGGAGAAGGCCGAGAACAACCCGGAGCTGCTGGCGAAGCAGCTCATCGACACCAAGGGCCCGGAGGTCTACCTCGCCTTCCAGGTCGGCGACAGCGAGAACAACAAGAAGACCCTGCCCGACGTGCAGAAGTTCGTCGCCACCTATGGCAACAAGGGCCCCATCCACGCCGAGTTGAAGGTCATCAAGGGCGGCCAGCACAACGCCAAGACCTATGTGCCGAACATGGGCGAAGGGCCGGTCCAGTACATCAGCAAGGTCATGGAAGGGCCCGTCGAGTAA
- a CDS encoding TolB family protein, whose amino-acid sequence MSLQRRILILVTAVALLAAVGVLAVVRASSRADEKDHARAGGPPVTPGAVSLAPDDGGRRIVFRNMAWGPHRDELATVAAGAPEGPRTASGVSCLRFHAAGGTGICLRADRGGLQEGYRAVVLDARLKEVSAHPLGGLPTRARVSPGGHLAAWTVFVGGDSYAGTNFSTRTSVLDLRTGTLDASLEDFTILKDGKPYRSADVNFWGVTFAADERTFYATLATGGRTHLVRGDLGERTVTTLRENAECPSLSPDGTRVVFKKRVPGLPAEAPWRLYALDLASGAEHPLAEERSVDDQVVWTDDRTVVYALPGDFGADLYAVPADGGGAPARLVDSALAPAFLG is encoded by the coding sequence ATGTCGCTCCAGCGCCGGATCCTGATCCTGGTCACCGCCGTGGCCCTGCTCGCGGCCGTGGGCGTACTCGCCGTCGTGCGGGCCTCCTCGCGCGCCGACGAGAAGGACCACGCCCGGGCGGGCGGCCCGCCGGTCACCCCGGGCGCGGTCTCGCTGGCGCCGGACGACGGCGGCCGGCGGATCGTGTTCCGCAACATGGCCTGGGGACCGCACCGGGACGAGCTCGCCACGGTCGCGGCCGGCGCGCCGGAGGGGCCCCGTACCGCGTCCGGGGTGAGCTGCCTGCGCTTCCACGCGGCCGGTGGCACCGGGATCTGCCTCCGGGCGGACCGCGGCGGGCTCCAGGAGGGCTACCGGGCCGTCGTCCTCGACGCCCGGCTGAAAGAGGTGTCGGCACACCCGCTCGGCGGCCTCCCCACCCGGGCCCGGGTCTCACCGGGCGGGCACCTCGCCGCCTGGACCGTCTTCGTCGGCGGGGACTCGTACGCAGGTACGAATTTCTCGACGCGGACCTCGGTGCTCGACCTGCGCACCGGCACGCTCGACGCCTCGCTGGAGGACTTCACGATCCTGAAGGACGGCAAGCCGTACCGCAGTGCCGACGTCAACTTCTGGGGGGTGACCTTCGCCGCGGACGAGCGGACCTTCTACGCGACCCTCGCCACCGGAGGCCGGACCCATCTGGTCCGCGGGGACCTGGGCGAGCGCACCGTGACCACCCTGCGCGAGAACGCCGAGTGCCCGTCGCTGTCACCGGACGGGACCCGGGTGGTCTTCAAGAAGCGCGTGCCGGGCCTGCCGGCCGAGGCGCCCTGGCGGCTGTACGCGCTGGACCTGGCCTCCGGAGCCGAGCACCCGCTCGCCGAGGAGCGCAGCGTGGACGACCAGGTGGTGTGGACCGACGACCGGACCGTCGTCTACGCCTTGCCGGGGGACTTCGGCGCCGACCTGTACGCCGTACCGGCCGACGGGGGCGGCGCCCCCGCCCGGCTCGTGGACTCGGCCCTCGCCCCGGCCTTCCTCGGCTGA
- a CDS encoding GNAT family N-acetyltransferase, with protein sequence MPVPVHLAGRTVRLEPLAPHHTEALAVAGAEDRTTYAFTPVPHGVQASHEYIERALADQAAGRSLPFAVVRATDGRVVGSTRFLELDYWQGPLVWPAVPGVPFGDPATAIPDAAEIGNTWLSPGAQGTGINTEAKLLMLRHAFETWGVRRISLRADARNGRSRAAMERLGFTCEGVRRAHSRGLDGAVRSTAFYSILDEEWPAVRSIIELRLSAGAQRKRRRKTLIPA encoded by the coding sequence GTGCCCGTACCCGTACACCTCGCGGGCCGCACCGTGCGGCTCGAGCCCCTCGCCCCCCACCACACCGAGGCTCTGGCCGTGGCCGGGGCCGAGGATCGTACGACTTACGCCTTCACCCCCGTACCCCATGGGGTGCAGGCGTCACACGAGTACATCGAACGTGCCCTCGCCGATCAGGCAGCGGGTCGATCGCTCCCGTTCGCGGTGGTCAGAGCCACCGACGGGCGGGTCGTCGGTTCGACCCGGTTCCTGGAACTCGACTACTGGCAGGGGCCTCTGGTCTGGCCCGCCGTGCCCGGAGTCCCGTTCGGCGATCCGGCGACGGCGATCCCCGATGCCGCCGAGATCGGCAATACCTGGCTGTCCCCGGGCGCCCAGGGAACCGGCATCAACACCGAGGCGAAGCTGCTCATGCTCCGCCATGCCTTCGAGACCTGGGGGGTACGGCGCATCTCGCTGCGCGCGGACGCGCGCAACGGCCGGTCGCGAGCCGCCATGGAACGTCTGGGCTTCACCTGCGAGGGGGTCCGCCGGGCCCATTCGCGGGGGCTCGACGGCGCCGTCCGCAGTACGGCCTTCTACTCGATCCTCGACGAGGAGTGGCCGGCCGTACGGTCGATCATCGAGCTGAGGCTGTCGGCGGGCGCGCAGCGCAAGCGGCGCCGCAAGACCCTGATCCCCGCGTAA
- a CDS encoding VOC family protein, translating into MLRGVATINFWADDLETAKAWYTELLGIAPYFERPGYAEFRIGDYQHELGIVDRRHAPPGAAKDPGGAVAYWAVDDLPAVHARLLALGATEYQPVTAHGDGGFVTAAVTDPFGNVLGIMCNPHYLEVLEGATPDPA; encoded by the coding sequence ATGCTGCGAGGTGTTGCGACGATCAACTTCTGGGCCGACGACCTGGAGACCGCCAAGGCCTGGTACACCGAGCTCCTCGGGATCGCCCCGTACTTCGAGCGGCCCGGTTACGCCGAGTTCCGCATCGGCGACTACCAGCACGAGCTGGGCATCGTCGACCGCCGCCACGCCCCGCCGGGCGCGGCGAAGGACCCGGGCGGCGCGGTGGCCTACTGGGCCGTCGACGATCTCCCCGCGGTCCACGCGCGGCTCCTGGCCCTCGGGGCGACGGAGTACCAGCCGGTGACCGCGCACGGCGACGGCGGCTTCGTCACGGCGGCCGTCACGGACCCCTTCGGCAATGTGCTCGGCATCATGTGCAACCCGCACTACCTGGAGGTCCTCGAAGGGGCGACCCCGGACCCGGCCTGA